A single region of the Brassica rapa cultivar Chiifu-401-42 chromosome A03, CAAS_Brap_v3.01, whole genome shotgun sequence genome encodes:
- the LOC103859866 gene encoding protein disulfide-isomerase 5-3, giving the protein MVSPTKLKSVDFYRKIPRDLTEASLSGAGLSIVAALVMMLLFGMELSSYLEVTTTTAVVVDKSSDGDFLRIDFNISFPALSCEFASLDVNDVLGTNRLNITKTVRKFPIDPHLKATGGEFHSGLASHHINHGEEIKQEFPDGAIQLTNGGFQSLSHHFPLLIVNFNAPWCYWSNRLKPSWEKAATIIKQRYNPDTDGRVLLGSVDCTEEPALCRRNHIQGYPSIRIFRKGNDLKEDHGHHEHESYYGDRDTESIVKMVDELVAPIHPETHKLALDWGISNDTAKLLKKAPVTGGCRVEGYVRVKKVPGNLVISAHSGAHSFDSSQMNMSHVVTHLSFGRMIDTRLLTDLKRLLPYLGQSHDKLDEKAFINQHEFGANVTIEHYLQIVKTEVITRRYGQEHSLTEEHEYTAHSSITQTYYLPVAKFHFELSPMQILITENPKSFSHFITNLCAIIGGVFTVAGIIDSVLHNTIRLIKKVELGKNI; this is encoded by the exons ATGGTTTCCCCCACCAAACTCAAATCCGTTGATTTCTACAG GAAAATCCCGAGAGATTTGACAGAGGCGTCTCTCTCTGGCGCTGGCTTATCCATCGTAGCTGCTCTCGTTATGATGCTTCTCTTTGGAATG GAGCTGAGTAGTTATTTGGAAGTCACCACTACAACAGCTGTCGTTGTTGACAAGAGCTCTGATGGGGACTTCTTACGCATTGATTTCAACATCAG CTTTCCTGCCCTTTCTTGTGAATTTGCATCCCTTGATGTGAATGACGTGTTAGGAACA AACAGGTTGAATATAACAAAAACAGTTCGCAAGTTTCCAATTGATCCACATTTAAAGGCCACCGGCGGAGAGTTCCACTCTGGCCTTGCATCACATCACATCAACCATGGAGAAGAAATTAAGCAAGAGTTTCCTGATGGTGCAATACAATTAACAAATGGTGGTTTTCAATCATTGTCACACCA CTTTCCGTTATTGATTGTTAACTTTAATGCACCATGGTGCTACTGGAGTAATCGTCTG AAACCGTCTTGGGAGAAAGCTGCTACCATTATAAAACAGAG ATATAATCCTGACACTGATGGGCGTGTTCTTCTAGGAAGTGTTGATTGCACAGAAGAACCTGCGCTATGTAGGAG GAACCATATACAAGGCTATCCATCTATTCGGATTTTCCGCAAAGGCAATGACCTTAA AGAAGACCATGGACACCACGAACATGAATCTTACTATGGAGATCGGGACACAGAGAGTATAGTTAAG ATGGTGGATGAACTGGTAGCACCAATCCACCCGGAGACGCACAAGCTAGCTTTGGATTGGGGTATATCCAATGACACAGCAAAACTTCTTAAAAAGGCACCAGTTACAGGAGGTTGTAGAGTTGAAGGTTATGTGCGTGTAAAGAAG gttccaGGAAACCTCGTTATCTCAGCTCATTCAGGAGCTCACTCGTTCGATTCTTCTCAAATGAACATGTCGCATGTTGTCACCCATCTTTCATTTGGGAGGATGATTGATACTAGGTTGTTGACCGATTTGAAGCGCTTGTTGCCATATCTTGGCCAAAGCCATGACAAGTTGGATGAAAAAGCATTCATAAATCAACACGAGTTTGGTGCCAATGTTACT ATTGAACACTACCTACAAATAGTTAAAACAGAGGTCATTACAAGAAGATACGGTCAAGAACATTCATTGACAGAGGAACATGAGTACACCGCTCACAGCAGCATAACTCAGACTTACTACTTACCCGTTGCAAAGTTTCACTTTGAGCTCTCTCCCATGCAG ATTCTAATAACTGAAAATCCAAAGTCCTTCTCACACTTCATCACAAATCTTTGCGCCATTATTGGTGGTGTTTTCACG GTTGCGGGAATAATAGATTCGGTATTACACAATACAATAAGACTGATTAAGAAGGTCGAACTTGGGAAAAACATTTGA
- the LOC103859865 gene encoding early nodulin-like protein 3: MVKNLNNMMLHGFGLVCLFMTVNKAYAREFAVGGAKGWTVPSGSQVYSQWAEQSRFQIGDSLLFVYQPNQDSVLQVTRDAYDSCNTDAPTDKFADGKTSFALTHSGPYYFISGNKDHCNKNEKLVVIVMADRSGNNNTTSPSPPSPAPAPSGEYAPSPPMEGALEPPAATPTPSQETPNNAASLSSSFIVALLGAALASTLFLH; encoded by the exons ATGGTTAAAAACCTAAACAACATGATGCTTCATGGGTTCGGCCTTGTGTGTCTGTTCATGACCGTTAACAAAGCCTACGCTAGAGAGTTTGCGGTCGGTGGTGCAAAAGGTTGGAccgtcccatccggctctcaaGTTTATAGTCAATGGGCAGAACAGAGCAGATTCCAAATCGGTGACTCTCTAC TGTTTGTATACCAACCAAACCAAGACTCAGTGCTCCAAGTCACAAGGGACGCTTACGACAGCTGCAACACGGATGCACCAACCGATAAATTCGCAGACGGCAAAACTTCATTCGCACTAACACATTCTGGTCCGTACTATTTCATCAGCGGAAACAAAGACCACTGCAACAAGAACGAGAAGCTAGTTGTCATCGTCATGGCTGACAGAAGCGGCAACAACAACACTACATCACCCTCACCTCCATCTCCAGCCCCGGCTCCTTCAGGAGAATACGCTCCTTCTCCGCCTATGGAAGGAGCCCTTGAGCCCCCAGCAGCTACGCCTACTCCATCTCAAGAAACTCCAAACAACGCAGCTTCTCTATCTTCTTCCTTTATTGTTGCTCTCCTCGGAGCTGCTCTTGCTTCAACTCTATTCCTACACTaa